In Pseudomonas sp. ADAK18, a single window of DNA contains:
- the murB gene encoding UDP-N-acetylmuramate dehydrogenase, giving the protein MTLHVQAQVSLKPFNSFGIDVRARLFAQAHSDADVREALAYAAGQQLPLLVIGGGSNLLLTQDIDAVVLRMATQGIRVLHDDGVQVVVEAEAGETWHPFVLWTLEHGFSGLENLSLIPGTVGAAPMQNIGAYGVEIKDVFCGLTALDRQTGELRDFSLAECNFAYRDSLFKHEVGRWLILRVRFALSRAVHLKLEYGPVQQRLTEQGVTLATPSDVSRAICSIRSEKLPDPAVLGNAGSFFKNPLVSQVLAAELQGLYPDLVAYPQADGQMKLAAGWLIDKAGWKGFREGDAGVHRLQALVLVNYGGATGLEISNLAQRIQQDIAQRFKVDLEMEPNRY; this is encoded by the coding sequence ATGACCTTGCACGTTCAAGCGCAGGTTTCGCTCAAGCCGTTCAACAGCTTTGGCATCGATGTGCGCGCCCGGTTGTTTGCACAGGCCCACAGTGACGCCGACGTGCGTGAGGCCCTGGCCTATGCAGCTGGGCAACAACTGCCATTGCTGGTGATTGGTGGTGGCAGCAACCTGTTGCTGACCCAGGACATCGATGCCGTGGTGCTGCGCATGGCCACCCAGGGTATTCGGGTGCTCCACGACGATGGCGTGCAGGTCGTGGTCGAAGCCGAAGCCGGCGAAACCTGGCATCCGTTTGTGCTGTGGACCCTGGAGCACGGTTTTTCCGGTCTGGAAAACCTCAGCCTGATCCCTGGCACGGTCGGGGCGGCACCGATGCAGAACATCGGCGCTTACGGTGTAGAGATCAAGGACGTGTTTTGCGGCCTGACTGCCCTGGATCGCCAGACCGGCGAACTGCGGGACTTCAGCCTGGCTGAATGTAACTTTGCTTACCGTGACAGCCTGTTCAAGCACGAAGTGGGGCGTTGGCTGATCTTGCGGGTACGTTTTGCCCTGAGTCGCGCTGTGCACTTGAAGCTGGAGTACGGTCCGGTTCAGCAGCGACTGACCGAGCAAGGGGTTACTCTGGCGACGCCAAGCGATGTCAGTCGGGCGATATGCAGCATTCGTAGCGAGAAACTGCCAGACCCTGCGGTACTGGGCAATGCGGGCAGTTTCTTCAAGAACCCACTGGTTTCCCAGGTGCTGGCTGCCGAGTTGCAGGGCTTGTACCCGGATCTGGTGGCTTACCCTCAGGCGGACGGGCAGATGAAATTGGCCGCCGGCTGGTTGATCGACAAGGCTGGCTGGAAAGGCTTTCGCGAGGGTGATGCCGGCGTGCATCGCTTGCAGGCTCTGGTATTGGTCAACTACGGCGGCGCCACGGGGTTAGAGATTTCCAACCTGGCGCAACGGATCCAACAGGACATCGCCCAGCGCTTCAAGGTTGATTTGGAAATGGAGCCCAATCGCTATTGA